A single genomic interval of Selenobaculum gibii harbors:
- the phnD gene encoding substrate-binding domain-containing protein produces MHKFSILLFLLLTFNLFGCMPSNTPYIDFDKTQSTPPTNTYNDESSRPLRIAVATVISPHATIEYYRNVANHISKQLNRPTVLIQRKTYEEVNMIMSNGDADIAFMSTGAYSAYRGLTDIEIIAMVNHRQTSSYHAQIIVHKDSDIFTEADLQGKSFAFTDPLSFSGHIAIVDLLNKRNIRPEQYFSRYLYTYSHDKSIWAVANKVVDAASIDSMIFDYSQKIQPELAKNIRIISIIGPYPTGPVVVRSKLNKEQKDAIQHIFLTMHKHEDMLNSLDNLLIDNFILPNVELYKPLQKIYDQIGGI; encoded by the coding sequence TTGCACAAGTTTTCAATTTTGCTTTTCTTACTTCTTACTTTTAATTTATTTGGCTGCATGCCAAGCAATACACCATATATTGATTTTGATAAAACACAATCTACCCCTCCAACAAATACGTATAATGATGAATCTAGTCGTCCGTTAAGAATCGCTGTTGCAACAGTTATTTCACCCCATGCTACAATAGAATATTACCGAAATGTTGCAAATCACATATCCAAACAATTAAATCGTCCCACAGTTCTAATTCAAAGAAAAACTTATGAAGAAGTAAATATGATTATGTCTAATGGAGATGCTGATATTGCTTTCATGTCTACGGGAGCTTATTCTGCATATCGAGGACTTACCGATATTGAGATCATCGCAATGGTGAATCACAGACAAACTTCATCTTACCATGCCCAAATCATTGTTCATAAAGATAGTGATATTTTCACTGAAGCCGATTTACAAGGAAAAAGCTTTGCGTTCACTGATCCTTTGAGCTTCTCTGGGCATATTGCAATCGTTGATCTTTTAAATAAAAGAAATATTCGGCCGGAGCAATATTTTAGTCGCTATCTTTATACCTACAGCCATGATAAATCAATTTGGGCTGTCGCTAATAAAGTTGTTGATGCAGCAAGTATTGACAGCATGATTTTTGATTACAGCCAAAAAATCCAACCTGAACTCGCAAAAAACATTCGCATTATTAGTATAATTGGACCTTATCCAACTGGTCCTGTAGTTGTTCGATCTAAATTAAATAAGGAACAAAAAGATGCAATCCAACATATCTTTTTAACAATGCACAAACATGAAGACATGCTAAATTCT